In the genome of Chryseobacterium sp. 52, the window ATTTCTTCCCAATATTCGCCGTAAGCTTCTTGTATCTTCTGTTCTTTTGTCATGGCTATAGTTTTTCTAGTTCTTGTTTTACTTCGGACCAATAAATGAGATTGCTTTCTAAATAGTTAACCCCTTTTCGCTCTAAATTAATTCTATCTTGAATAGTTTGCAACTCAGTTATAATGTTGTTGACGTCTATTTTAGCACATTCAATTGCGATTTCTTTTTCTACTTCAAAAAATGCATCGACTGCGCTTTTATTTAGTATTTCAAGCTGTTTTCCTGCAAACTTCTCTACTAACGCTTCAGCTTTTTGTTTTGGTGTCATAGTATTGTATTTTAAAGTTTAGTAAAAGGCCCCGAAGGGCCATAAGTAATTAGCATCCACAACTAGTTGTTGCTGTTGCTGTGTAAATGATGGTTTGAACTGACTGTCCATTATTACCGGTTGTATAACCATCGGTCCATGTAACCTGATAAATACCATCCCCGCTTATTACACAAGACGTTCCAGACGTTGAAAGCCAACTTGTATGACAGACAATGTACGGTGCAAGTCTTGTGTTCTCGCCTACCAAATCGATGACAGCAGCCTTTAAACCTGCCTCATCTGCACTAATGTTGGTATTTCCTGTTGTTTGATGATTTAATTCATCGTTTGAGTTTTGGCATGAAGCCAGCATTACCAACGCTAGAACGCTGATTGAAATTAATTTTCTCATTGTTAAAAAATTTTTGAATTTGCCTGCGTTGAAACGGTGCAGACTTACCGTGTATTTATTTTACTTAGGATCTGGTTTTAATCAAATAAAATAGCCTGGATTATAATTATCCGAATGTACTGCACCACCAGTTAGAAATTTGTTGGACAATTACTGGACGGGCACCAGATCTTAGATCGATCACATTTCCACATCTGTCATCCGTCCAATTCATTCCGCCCCTTACTGATTTTAAATCTTCTTTAGAGATTTTCTTTAAATTTTTCATAAAAAAAGTTTTTGATTTTTTCGCCTACTTGGAAACGGCATCGGCTATCCGTGTTAAAAAAGTTTTAGTTGTGAAACATGATTATGGATTCTCTTTAATGTTGCTGAATAATAGTATTCATCCAGTTCACATGCTACTATGCTGCTTTTCGATGTTCAAACAAGCGTTTTGCGGTCGCTTCACAGATCTTCCTTGCCATTGTTACTTCCACCGCGTTACCGATGAATTTTTTCTGGTCCGCTTGGGTTCCAATCAGCACATAATCTTTCGGGAATCCCATGATTTCTTTAAGCTCCTGTATCTTCAGCATACGCATTTTGATATCCATCAAACCATAATGAGCCATGAATTCTTTGATCTTCTGCAGCATTGGTGAATCCGTCTCATATATCTCATAAACAACCACGTTTCCTTCAACTTGAATGAAAGGCTGCATTTCTCCTTCTTGGCTAATTTCAACCAGGTAAGGCGGTGTTTTATCCATTCTTGCTATCAGGGTGAAACACGGCTGATCCAGATCATTTCCGATT includes:
- a CDS encoding bacteriocin-like protein codes for the protein MKNLKKISKEDLKSVRGGMNWTDDRCGNVIDLRSGARPVIVQQISNWWCSTFG